In the Candidatus Saccharimonas aalborgensis genome, one interval contains:
- a CDS encoding LPXTG cell wall anchor domain-containing protein, whose amino-acid sequence MTRLRQQGSVLGYVLVGATLVALLVAGIYFIRRNTSAAVVAQNTNQTASSDQSTSTGQASTNSDNQTNQTTGNTQKREEQKAQDQNAAAAAENKTNSPATDSSQTTSGTSSYSSTGGSSLPHTGPAEDMFAGILGAGLLAGSVTAYRRSRAIL is encoded by the coding sequence ATGACACGGTTACGACAGCAGGGTTCGGTTCTCGGATATGTGCTGGTGGGGGCGACATTAGTAGCATTATTAGTAGCGGGTATTTATTTTATCCGTCGAAATACCTCCGCGGCGGTAGTTGCGCAAAATACTAACCAAACAGCTTCGAGCGATCAATCTACCTCGACGGGTCAGGCATCTACAAACAGCGATAACCAAACAAATCAGACAACAGGCAATACCCAGAAGAGGGAGGAACAAAAAGCTCAGGATCAGAATGCCGCAGCTGCTGCTGAGAACAAAACGAATTCACCCGCTACCGATTCATCACAGACCACAAGTGGGACGTCATCATACTCGAGCACAGGTGGTTCATCCTTGCCTCATACCGGCCCCGCGGAGGATATGTTTGCTGGCATTCTGGGTGCTGGGTTGTTAGCGGGTTCTGTGACGGCCTATCGACGTTCACGTGCCATACTCTAG
- a CDS encoding ROK family protein yields the protein MLITIDTGGTKTLVASFGSDGKMGESIKYPTPADPKEYATTLKNVVREQYGQKKVDAIILALPGVVKDGVAVWCPNIGSGWIDVPIAKMLHDILPDVPLLIENDAKLAGLAETRSLHPIPTCSLYVTISTGIGTGVITNGRIDPGLRNSEAGHALIEYDGKVRQWESFASGHAIVKTYKKYARDITSKRTWHQISDRISRGFLAVIPIIQPDIVIIGGSVGTYFDRYGDMLVDILREHLPPHIPCPKFVQAQHPEQAVIYGCYYYGKDFLADRAAQSQ from the coding sequence ATGTTGATAACAATTGATACGGGTGGGACAAAAACTCTTGTGGCGTCATTTGGTAGTGATGGCAAAATGGGAGAGTCGATCAAATACCCCACACCAGCAGACCCAAAGGAATATGCAACTACTTTAAAGAATGTTGTGCGTGAACAATACGGACAAAAAAAAGTCGATGCGATTATACTGGCACTACCTGGCGTCGTGAAAGACGGGGTTGCAGTATGGTGCCCCAATATTGGAAGCGGCTGGATAGATGTACCCATTGCCAAAATGCTCCACGATATCCTTCCAGATGTACCGCTATTGATTGAAAATGATGCCAAGCTCGCAGGACTAGCCGAGACACGGAGCCTACACCCGATTCCTACCTGCTCGCTCTATGTCACCATCAGTACAGGTATCGGAACCGGTGTTATTACTAATGGACGTATCGATCCAGGCCTGCGCAACAGCGAAGCTGGTCACGCATTGATTGAATATGATGGTAAGGTCCGGCAGTGGGAATCATTTGCCTCCGGCCATGCCATTGTCAAGACCTACAAAAAATATGCAAGAGATATCACCAGCAAACGCACCTGGCATCAGATCTCCGATCGCATTAGCCGTGGTTTCCTCGCTGTTATCCCCATTATTCAGCCGGACATCGTTATTATTGGCGGAAGCGTCGGAACCTATTTTGATCGCTACGGCGATATGCTGGTCGATATATTACGCGAGCACCTGCCGCCTCATATCCCCTGCCCCAAGTTTGTCCAGGCTCAACACCCAGAACAGGCAGTAATTTACGGATGTTACTATTATGGCAAAGACTTCCTGGCTGATAGAGCAGCTCAAAGCCAGTAA
- a CDS encoding con-10 family general stress protein, producing MAGTKAGGLKAAQKNLAKDPNFYAKIGRKGGQNGHTGGFAANPQLARIAGAKGGRISRRTKKTVATEK from the coding sequence ATGGCTGGAACAAAAGCTGGCGGCCTGAAGGCTGCACAAAAGAACCTTGCAAAAGACCCTAATTTTTATGCAAAAATTGGTCGCAAGGGTGGTCAGAATGGCCACACTGGTGGTTTTGCTGCAAACCCACAACTCGCTCGTATCGCGGGCGCAAAAGGTGGACGCATTTCACGTCGCACAAAAAAGACAGTAGCAACTGAAAAGTAA